In Litoribrevibacter albus, a single window of DNA contains:
- a CDS encoding PilT/PilU family type 4a pilus ATPase → MEFKDYLRLMVEKDGSDLYLSTGAPISAKIYGKLVAVSKEPLPQGAVKKIAFSLMDEDQKKEFEHKPESNLAISEPGIGRFRVNVFKQRNEFSMVIRTIKTDIPSFMDLGLPEILPKLIMQKRGLILFVGGTGSGKSTSLASLIDYRNSNSAGHIITIEDPVEFVHRHKKSIVNQREVGMDTNCYEDALVNTLRQAPDVILIGEIRTQETMEHALEFAETGHLCLSTLHANNANQAVDRIVNFFPEERHKQLFLDLSLNLQAIISQRLIPTVDGKRAAAIEILLNTPRVADLIKKGDVSAIKEVMVKSENVGMQTFDSALFKLFKQGKISEEEALKNADSRNNLRLKIQLGEDDASAPEPPKPQPAARPAPGAGAGAAQPAAQPKAEEKAPASSSYSLDSLSLMPKDGENDDEEDI, encoded by the coding sequence GTGGAATTTAAAGACTATTTGCGCCTTATGGTTGAGAAAGATGGCTCCGATTTGTATTTGTCTACCGGTGCCCCCATCAGTGCAAAAATCTACGGCAAGCTGGTTGCTGTCTCCAAAGAGCCTCTGCCACAAGGGGCGGTTAAGAAAATTGCCTTCAGTTTGATGGATGAGGACCAGAAAAAAGAATTTGAGCATAAGCCAGAATCCAACTTGGCGATTTCCGAACCTGGCATCGGTCGATTTCGGGTGAATGTTTTTAAACAGCGTAATGAATTTTCGATGGTCATTCGGACCATTAAGACCGATATTCCGAGTTTTATGGATTTAGGGCTACCAGAAATTCTCCCTAAACTCATTATGCAAAAGCGCGGTTTGATTCTATTTGTAGGGGGGACGGGGTCAGGTAAATCCACCTCTTTGGCTTCCCTGATTGATTACCGAAACTCTAACAGTGCCGGACACATCATTACCATCGAAGATCCGGTGGAGTTTGTGCATCGTCATAAAAAGTCCATTGTAAACCAGCGTGAAGTGGGTATGGACACCAATTGCTATGAAGATGCGTTGGTCAATACCTTGCGTCAGGCGCCAGACGTTATTTTGATTGGTGAGATTCGAACTCAGGAAACGATGGAGCACGCGCTGGAATTTGCCGAAACGGGTCATCTCTGTCTTTCAACTCTGCATGCGAACAACGCCAACCAAGCCGTTGACCGTATTGTGAATTTCTTTCCTGAAGAGCGTCATAAACAGCTCTTTTTGGATCTGTCACTGAATTTACAGGCCATTATTTCTCAGCGCTTGATTCCGACTGTGGATGGAAAACGTGCAGCGGCCATCGAGATTTTATTGAATACGCCACGGGTTGCAGACCTGATTAAGAAAGGGGATGTGTCGGCCATCAAAGAAGTGATGGTGAAATCTGAGAATGTCGGCATGCAGACCTTCGATTCAGCCCTCTTCAAACTCTTTAAACAAGGTAAGATCTCCGAAGAAGAGGCGTTGAAGAATGCGGATTCACGGAACAACTTACGACTTAAAATTCAATTGGGTGAGGATGATGCCAGTGCACCTGAACCACCTAAACCTCAGCCTGCGGCCAGACCAGCCCCAGGCGCTGGTGCTGGTGCTGCTCAACCGGCGGCACAGCCTAAAGCCGAAGAAAAGGCACCTGCCAGTTCGTCTTACTCCTTGGACAGCTTGTCGTTGATGCCAAAAGACGGGGAAAACGACGACGAAGAGGACATCTAA
- a CDS encoding DUF58 domain-containing protein, producing MQRFRSWFDAWLARRSPLSNKVRLTNRNIYIFPSKPGWLLVAVLLVMLLTAINYQNSLVFGMCFWLGSVFAVLIWHTWKNLAGLEVSVGSEVAGFVGETVPVSHKITALDRSVHFNIKMHWRRDVAMSSGVDIEKGHGDSVQLLHHVLSRGWNQTPRIEVLSRYPLGILTAWSVIQLEHPVLGYPKPVFGVTPNIHAEGAFDQEGDAQNSHRSKQSGSDFDSLTPYIEGDSLKKVDWKRFAKTEELVTKSFVTPPVSNTWLKFEDFQGLPLEQRLSAMAGWVIEWSNQNKVFGLSLPNQQLPQGTGEQHQLDCLRALALFDADQTDSSEVKISSKVNRMPEGNRK from the coding sequence ATGCAGCGATTTCGTTCCTGGTTTGATGCTTGGTTAGCGCGTCGATCCCCCCTTTCTAACAAAGTTCGTCTGACGAATCGCAATATTTATATCTTTCCCTCCAAACCCGGCTGGTTGTTGGTTGCCGTATTGTTGGTGATGCTGTTGACAGCGATTAACTATCAAAACAGCTTGGTCTTTGGCATGTGCTTTTGGCTGGGTAGTGTTTTTGCTGTGCTGATTTGGCATACCTGGAAAAATCTGGCGGGATTGGAAGTTTCGGTGGGGAGTGAAGTTGCGGGCTTCGTAGGAGAGACAGTTCCTGTCAGTCACAAAATCACTGCTTTGGATCGTTCGGTGCATTTCAATATTAAAATGCATTGGCGTCGGGATGTAGCCATGTCTTCAGGCGTTGATATTGAAAAAGGGCATGGTGACTCTGTTCAATTGCTTCATCATGTTTTGAGTCGAGGGTGGAATCAAACACCGCGCATCGAAGTGCTCAGCCGCTACCCGCTAGGAATTCTGACAGCGTGGTCTGTTATTCAATTAGAACATCCTGTACTGGGTTACCCTAAACCTGTTTTTGGTGTGACGCCTAATATCCATGCTGAAGGCGCTTTTGATCAGGAAGGTGATGCTCAGAATTCTCATCGGTCAAAACAATCGGGAAGCGACTTTGACAGTTTGACGCCCTACATTGAAGGGGACTCTCTGAAAAAAGTTGACTGGAAACGTTTTGCTAAAACCGAAGAGTTAGTTACTAAATCGTTTGTTACGCCCCCTGTCTCTAATACCTGGCTTAAATTTGAGGATTTTCAAGGGTTACCGCTCGAACAGCGATTGTCTGCGATGGCCGGTTGGGTAATCGAATGGTCTAATCAAAATAAGGTGTTTGGACTCTCTTTGCCTAATCAGCAGTTACCACAAGGAACGGGTGAGCAGCATCAACTTGATTGCCTCCGTGCATTGGCCTTATTTGATGCTGATCAGACTGACTCTTCAGAGGTAAAGATCTCTTCGAAGGTGAATCGTATGCCTGAGGGGAACCGCAAATGA
- a CDS encoding DUF3488 and transglutaminase-like domain-containing protein yields MNQLDQVLTVSALRWMLLAQALSLGMHLIRMPYGLMALLGLCLIWRFQIIRGRWRFPNNSVKVMLATTGLIVLVLSFHKLSVMAAVSFLLLAYGLKLIELHTQRDAFISLFLSYLVVAVVFLFDTSLSTASLAFVVCVIITCALIAMHSIKERSTVELVRQSSLYWLSAIPLMIIFFVFFPRMAPLWSLDLGSGAKTGLSDNISPGDIARLTQSDELVFRAKFDQGLPIPPEQLYWRAFVLDKTDGRGWQRSKGVDYIGNHIDWYGDPVSNWQQHMSIQGPFYPYDVILEPTQQRWLYSLDGSLPQQRNVGLTQDFMLEYNKPIRQVLRYRSQLPAQVIREPRLARWRTARELQLPENENPRTKALAQQFWQKTGDVEGFISTALAYFVENQFSYTLKPPVLGEKANDEFLFETRKGFCGHYAGALALLARYAGIPARVVAGYLGGEWNNAANYLTVRQYDAHAWAEIWVPQKGWVKVDPTSVIAPDRVELGLAEAMREEGSFLENSLFSPHRYQGLAVMDSIRKFVDNINYQWSLRVVGFDVNKQAGIFSDLIKQWGRYSWLLIGGFILLALALPLILWGGFQLIKGLRRKRTIKQKFEDKLVNTIIKKSNYANAYGLIKSDVRHWTPREMFEHLRTSFPEQSQQIGWLSMRYEELCYGDMASLGEEDSLNQWRFMYKQLKQLEIK; encoded by the coding sequence ATGAATCAGTTGGATCAGGTATTGACGGTTTCGGCACTTAGGTGGATGTTGCTGGCGCAAGCGCTAAGTCTAGGGATGCACCTTATCCGAATGCCATACGGTTTGATGGCGTTACTTGGATTATGTTTGATTTGGCGTTTTCAGATCATTCGAGGTCGTTGGCGTTTTCCAAATAACTCTGTGAAAGTCATGCTGGCGACCACAGGGCTGATTGTTTTGGTCCTAAGCTTTCATAAGTTATCCGTAATGGCGGCCGTGAGTTTTTTATTGCTGGCTTATGGATTAAAACTAATTGAGCTTCATACACAGCGGGATGCCTTTATCTCGCTGTTCTTATCCTATCTTGTGGTAGCGGTAGTTTTCCTATTCGATACTTCGTTGTCCACTGCGTCGTTAGCCTTCGTGGTTTGCGTGATCATCACCTGTGCATTAATTGCGATGCATAGTATTAAAGAGCGATCCACGGTTGAGTTGGTTCGGCAGAGTTCGCTCTATTGGCTTTCAGCGATTCCGTTAATGATTATCTTCTTTGTCTTTTTTCCTCGGATGGCGCCTCTCTGGTCTTTGGATCTTGGGTCAGGGGCTAAGACGGGGTTATCCGACAACATCAGCCCGGGAGATATTGCCCGCTTAACTCAATCGGATGAGTTGGTGTTTCGAGCCAAATTTGATCAAGGTTTACCTATCCCGCCAGAGCAGCTGTATTGGCGAGCGTTTGTGCTGGATAAAACCGACGGGCGAGGATGGCAGCGAAGTAAAGGTGTGGATTACATCGGTAATCATATCGACTGGTATGGCGACCCTGTTTCAAACTGGCAACAACACATGAGTATTCAGGGGCCTTTTTATCCCTACGATGTGATCCTTGAGCCGACGCAGCAGCGCTGGTTATACAGTTTAGATGGTTCATTGCCTCAACAGCGTAACGTGGGTCTCACGCAGGATTTCATGCTTGAATATAACAAGCCTATTCGTCAGGTACTCAGATACAGAAGTCAATTACCTGCTCAAGTAATTCGCGAACCTCGACTTGCCCGATGGCGTACTGCCAGGGAGCTGCAACTTCCAGAGAATGAGAACCCCAGAACCAAAGCCCTAGCACAGCAGTTTTGGCAGAAGACCGGTGATGTCGAGGGGTTTATCAGCACAGCGCTTGCTTACTTTGTGGAGAACCAGTTCAGTTACACTTTGAAGCCTCCAGTGTTAGGCGAGAAAGCCAATGATGAGTTTTTGTTTGAGACTCGAAAGGGTTTTTGTGGGCACTATGCGGGCGCTTTGGCGTTGTTAGCTCGGTATGCCGGTATTCCTGCTCGTGTGGTTGCCGGCTATTTGGGAGGCGAATGGAATAATGCAGCCAACTACTTAACCGTGCGGCAATACGATGCACATGCCTGGGCGGAGATTTGGGTGCCTCAAAAAGGGTGGGTAAAAGTCGATCCAACCTCTGTAATTGCGCCGGATCGGGTTGAACTAGGCTTGGCTGAAGCCATGCGAGAGGAAGGTTCATTTTTGGAAAATTCGCTATTTTCTCCTCACCGATATCAAGGTCTGGCGGTTATGGATTCCATCAGAAAGTTTGTGGATAACATTAATTACCAGTGGTCACTGCGGGTGGTTGGGTTTGATGTTAATAAACAGGCCGGTATCTTTTCCGACTTGATCAAGCAATGGGGGCGATATTCCTGGCTCTTGATCGGTGGATTTATCTTATTGGCGTTAGCTCTGCCGTTAATTCTTTGGGGCGGGTTCCAGTTGATTAAAGGCTTGAGACGCAAACGAACCATCAAACAGAAATTCGAAGATAAATTAGTTAATACGATAATTAAAAAATCCAACTATGCTAATGCTTATGGCCTAATAAAATCCGATGTTCGTCATTGGACTCCAAGGGAAATGTTCGAACACCTTCGAACGTCATTCCCTGAACAGTCTCAACAGATTGGGTGGTTATCCATGCGTTACGAAGAACTCTGCTACGGAGATATGGCCTCACTGGGGGAGGAAGACTCTCTGAACCAATGGCGCTTTATGTATAAGCAACTGAAACAATTAGAAATAAAATAA
- a CDS encoding HD-GYP domain-containing protein: protein MIKKIPIDLLVPEMYVTGFHWDQDVGSQYQKEGRVPDQKTVEIIRSKGVRYVFIDNERGIDVDAGVSVEQIEQQGNEQLEAYANEKPMIKKSVSRKDELEKARKVHTKAKGLVNDAMKKALKGDKVEIHEFKEVANEFIDSVGRNQNALACLSRIREKDSYLLEHSVNVGVLMSILGKAMDLERQTLFEYVLGALLHDIGKILIPDDVLHKPGRLTEAEFELMKKHSTFSRDILVKSGGLPQASINVAYQHHERLDGTGYPGKLDHSSISLEGKMAAVVDVYDAITADRCYHKGMPPTIALKRMLEWTGDHLDKELVHLFIRAMGIYPVGSLVELNNQRLAVVEEVNEEDQKRPVVKVIYNAQYKRYVNIELLDLSKKKDFAIVKPVDPSLYGININDFIA from the coding sequence ATGATCAAAAAAATACCGATTGATTTGCTAGTACCAGAGATGTACGTCACTGGCTTTCACTGGGATCAGGATGTTGGATCTCAATACCAGAAAGAGGGGCGAGTACCCGACCAGAAAACGGTTGAAATTATTCGCTCGAAAGGTGTTCGTTACGTCTTCATTGATAATGAGCGCGGCATTGACGTAGATGCCGGCGTATCGGTTGAACAAATTGAACAGCAGGGCAATGAACAGCTCGAAGCCTATGCCAACGAAAAGCCGATGATTAAGAAGTCGGTTTCCAGAAAAGATGAATTAGAAAAAGCCAGGAAAGTACATACCAAAGCCAAGGGGCTTGTGAACGATGCCATGAAAAAGGCATTGAAAGGTGACAAGGTTGAAATTCATGAATTTAAAGAGGTTGCTAACGAGTTTATTGATTCTGTTGGACGCAATCAAAACGCGTTGGCTTGCTTAAGTCGAATTCGGGAGAAAGACTCTTACTTGCTTGAACACTCCGTCAATGTCGGTGTGTTGATGTCGATCCTTGGTAAGGCAATGGATCTTGAGCGCCAAACGCTATTCGAGTACGTTTTAGGGGCGCTACTACATGACATCGGGAAAATTCTGATTCCTGATGACGTACTTCACAAGCCGGGGCGTTTGACCGAAGCTGAATTCGAGTTAATGAAGAAGCACTCTACGTTCAGTCGCGATATTCTGGTGAAATCCGGAGGCCTTCCCCAAGCGAGTATCAACGTAGCCTATCAGCATCATGAACGTCTGGACGGCACAGGCTACCCTGGTAAATTGGATCACAGTTCGATCAGTCTCGAAGGTAAGATGGCAGCGGTGGTGGATGTTTATGATGCCATCACGGCGGATCGTTGTTATCACAAGGGGATGCCTCCAACCATTGCGCTTAAACGGATGCTGGAATGGACGGGCGATCATCTCGATAAGGAACTGGTTCATCTTTTCATTCGGGCTATGGGAATTTATCCGGTAGGGTCCTTGGTTGAGCTTAATAATCAGCGATTGGCGGTGGTCGAAGAAGTGAACGAAGAAGATCAAAAACGACCGGTAGTGAAGGTGATCTATAACGCGCAATACAAACGCTATGTGAATATTGAATTATTAGACCTCTCCAAAAAGAAAGATTTTGCGATCGTTAAACCCGTTGATCCAAGTCTGTATGGCATCAATATCAATGATTTTATTGCTTGA